The proteins below come from a single Caulobacter segnis ATCC 21756 genomic window:
- a CDS encoding lipocalin family protein, giving the protein MRAALLALPLVLSLSACVSGPSGNPNPPQPAKTVELDRYLGKWYEVARYDMRFEKDCEGVTAEYSKRTDGLIRVLNTCRKGALDGPVKTAEGKAKVVDTTTNAKLKVSFFGPFFGDYWVLDRADDYSWAIVGEGSGRYLWLLSRRVPSPTDREALTARAKALGYDVGMLRQTKQPGPWG; this is encoded by the coding sequence ATGCGCGCCGCCCTGCTCGCCCTACCCCTCGTCCTGTCGCTGAGCGCCTGCGTCTCCGGTCCCAGCGGCAATCCGAACCCGCCGCAGCCGGCCAAGACCGTCGAACTCGATCGCTATCTGGGCAAGTGGTACGAGGTCGCGCGCTACGACATGCGGTTCGAGAAGGACTGCGAGGGCGTCACCGCCGAATATTCCAAGCGCACCGACGGCCTAATCCGCGTGCTCAACACCTGCCGCAAGGGCGCGTTGGACGGCCCGGTGAAGACCGCCGAGGGCAAGGCCAAGGTCGTCGACACGACGACCAACGCCAAGCTGAAGGTCAGCTTCTTCGGTCCCTTCTTCGGCGACTACTGGGTGCTGGATCGCGCCGACGACTATAGCTGGGCGATCGTCGGCGAGGGGTCGGGCCGCTATCTGTGGCTGCTGTCACGCCGCGTCCCCAGCCCGACCGACCGCGAGGCCTTGACCGCGCGGGCCAAGGCGCTGGGCTACGACGTCGGCATGCTGCGCCAGACAAAGCAACCCGGCCCCTGGGGCTGA
- a CDS encoding GFA family protein, producing MPKALKPPAEEAEGACACGAVRLAIGVPARWAFHDHSAASRRAQGCAYVTYVASYRSRFRWLEGEGLVTRHEHEGTTRGFCARCGTPLFMARQRSPTMINLPRALFETRTGREPRYHTSLDQAADWAYGGGKLVPLKGYPGVMWERPKARPKRKPIDDFL from the coding sequence ATGCCCAAGGCCCTGAAACCGCCCGCCGAGGAAGCTGAAGGGGCCTGCGCCTGCGGCGCGGTCCGGCTGGCCATCGGCGTGCCGGCGCGGTGGGCGTTCCACGACCACTCCGCCGCCAGCCGACGCGCCCAGGGCTGCGCCTATGTCACCTATGTCGCCAGCTACCGAAGCCGCTTCCGTTGGCTGGAAGGGGAGGGGCTGGTCACCCGCCACGAGCATGAGGGGACCACGCGCGGCTTCTGCGCTCGGTGCGGGACACCCTTGTTCATGGCGCGCCAACGGTCGCCAACCATGATCAACCTGCCGCGCGCGCTGTTCGAGACCCGCACCGGCCGCGAGCCGCGCTACCACACGTCCCTCGATCAGGCGGCGGACTGGGCCTATGGCGGCGGCAAGCTGGTCCCGCTGAAGGGCTATCCCGGCGTGATGTGGGAGCGGCCTAAGGCCAGGCCCAAGCGCAAGCCGATCGACGATTTTCTCTAG
- a CDS encoding metalloregulator ArsR/SmtB family transcription factor — protein MNEVFKALSHPARRRMIAMLRDAPMASGDIASRFDMAWPTVTAHLAALKAAGLVETEKDGASVRYRLVISAVEEALAFMMDLMGTGEGSPPDGKESKP, from the coding sequence ATGAACGAGGTCTTCAAGGCCCTGTCGCACCCGGCGCGACGCCGCATGATCGCCATGCTGCGGGACGCGCCCATGGCGTCGGGCGACATCGCCAGCCGCTTCGACATGGCCTGGCCCACGGTCACCGCCCACCTCGCGGCGCTGAAGGCCGCCGGTCTGGTCGAGACCGAGAAGGACGGCGCCTCCGTCCGCTACCGCCTGGTCATCTCGGCGGTCGAAGAAGCCCTGGCGTTCATGATGGACCTGATGGGGACCGGCGAGGGCTCACCCCCGGACGGCAAGGAGAGCAAGCCATGA
- a CDS encoding ferritin-like domain-containing protein — MTDKNITKDAMYDAVAPDDFESMLELDRYGARSTAFDKIISATHDHFWDPLDKAYIDFDEPFDMENQALVPEDMVIALSTDYVSNHLSDPKQRIRFINQSVLRNFSSILHGEQGALNLSASLCHVLRDQGAQEYAANQTREEARHVTAFAKYIKARWGKPVECGPALKSLLVEIIGAPEVYKKIIGMQMLVEGLAMGAFATFYNTINDPVGKRLLQLVMTDEAFHHKFGKIWADRTVPKLTAEEHAIIEDWAAHCFQTLLFNLVSPHQQLDLYAEFGLDPDKVVEEYGKIMTDDVRRENMKEQTNIFRVLVKTLLNAGIITDRTRAFYAMYVDLDELKSEGERMVGDDIAEEGIRHLQAINFKDRPTAAINIAAE; from the coding sequence ATGACGGACAAGAATATCACCAAGGACGCCATGTACGACGCGGTAGCGCCGGACGACTTCGAGTCGATGCTCGAACTCGACCGCTACGGCGCCCGCTCGACCGCGTTCGACAAGATCATCTCCGCGACCCACGACCACTTCTGGGATCCGCTGGACAAGGCCTATATCGACTTCGACGAGCCGTTCGACATGGAGAACCAGGCGCTGGTTCCCGAGGACATGGTCATCGCCCTGTCGACCGACTACGTCTCCAACCACCTGTCCGACCCCAAGCAGCGCATCCGCTTCATCAACCAGTCGGTGCTACGGAACTTCTCGTCGATCCTGCACGGCGAGCAGGGCGCGCTGAACCTGTCGGCCAGCCTGTGCCACGTGCTCCGGGACCAGGGCGCTCAGGAATACGCCGCCAACCAGACCCGCGAGGAAGCCCGTCACGTCACGGCCTTCGCCAAGTACATCAAGGCCCGCTGGGGAAAGCCGGTCGAGTGCGGCCCGGCCCTGAAGAGCCTGCTGGTCGAGATCATCGGCGCGCCCGAGGTCTACAAGAAGATCATCGGCATGCAGATGCTGGTCGAAGGCCTGGCCATGGGCGCCTTCGCCACCTTCTACAACACGATCAACGACCCGGTCGGCAAACGCCTGCTCCAGCTGGTGATGACCGACGAGGCCTTCCACCACAAGTTCGGGAAGATCTGGGCCGACCGCACGGTGCCCAAACTGACCGCGGAAGAGCACGCCATCATCGAGGACTGGGCGGCGCACTGCTTCCAGACCCTGCTGTTCAACCTGGTCTCGCCGCACCAGCAGCTCGACCTCTACGCCGAGTTCGGTCTCGATCCCGACAAGGTGGTCGAGGAGTACGGGAAGATCATGACCGACGACGTGCGTCGGGAGAACATGAAGGAGCAGACCAACATCTTCCGGGTGCTGGTCAAGACCCTGCTCAACGCCGGCATCATCACCGACCGCACCCGCGCCTTCTACGCCATGTACGTCGATCTCGACGAGCTGAAGAGCGAGGGCGAGCGGATGGTCGGCGACGATATCGCCGAGGAAGGCATCCGCCACCTGCAGGCGATCAACTTCAAGGACCGCCCAACGGCCGCGATTAACATCGCGGCCGAGTAA
- a CDS encoding SdpI family protein, translated as MKDDEDLRGTNTGLRLIDLVTIVVVAAILGAAVIVWQAGPPGPMPMHFTASGRVDRWGDRTEMASVIAFLALLAGGVSVFCVAMEKQSRDPAAERFTYRLGRIIVLAVSALVSALLTAIAFGRLPATGDEGPFLRLMMGGLSVIFLGMGAFLGRAKPNPVVGVRTYWALRSRLAWDKSNRLAGRLFAIIGVLGLLATPIAPLPYGFHALTIAILVASLAAAFESWRVWRTDPDRA; from the coding sequence ATGAAGGACGACGAAGACCTGCGCGGGACCAACACCGGCCTGCGGCTGATCGATCTGGTCACGATCGTGGTGGTGGCCGCGATCCTCGGCGCGGCGGTCATCGTATGGCAGGCGGGCCCGCCCGGCCCCATGCCGATGCATTTCACCGCCTCGGGGCGTGTCGACCGATGGGGCGACCGCACGGAGATGGCCAGCGTCATCGCCTTCCTCGCCCTGTTGGCCGGCGGCGTTTCCGTCTTCTGCGTGGCGATGGAAAAGCAGAGCCGTGATCCTGCCGCCGAACGCTTCACCTATCGGCTAGGCCGGATCATCGTCCTGGCCGTATCGGCCCTCGTGTCGGCGCTCCTGACCGCGATCGCCTTTGGCCGCCTGCCGGCGACGGGCGACGAAGGTCCGTTCCTGCGGCTGATGATGGGCGGCCTGTCGGTGATCTTCCTGGGCATGGGCGCGTTCCTGGGCCGGGCCAAGCCCAATCCAGTTGTCGGCGTGCGCACCTATTGGGCGCTGCGCAGCCGCCTGGCCTGGGACAAGTCCAACCGATTGGCCGGACGGCTGTTTGCGATCATCGGCGTCCTGGGTCTGCTCGCCACGCCCATCGCGCCGCTGCCCTACGGCTTCCATGCCCTGACCATCGCGATCCTCGTCGCGAGCCTGGCCGCGGCCTTCGAAAGCTGGCGCGTCTGGCGCACCGATCCGGATCGCGCCTGA
- a CDS encoding M48 family metallopeptidase, with the protein MFSRMAQRFLDGDRLEIGGWPVRLRVDGRARRVSLRVDRAKSEVVALAPSPRRLNEAVAFAQEKSGWIAKQLEALPQRQSLAPGGVLRLNDKPYRLEVGPGRARLEEGRIVAPDDPNWGLKVIRLAKREALTVLTERTAIHAAALGRPTPSVAVADPKARWGSCRPATPRAAAAIRYSWRLILAPAAVADYVAAHECAHLIEANHGPRFWALCEQLLAGDPAPHRAWLRAHAAELHAIGA; encoded by the coding sequence ATGTTCTCGCGCATGGCTCAGAGGTTCTTGGACGGCGATCGGCTGGAGATCGGCGGCTGGCCGGTCCGGCTGCGCGTCGACGGCCGGGCGCGGCGGGTGTCGCTGCGGGTCGATCGCGCCAAGTCCGAAGTCGTCGCCCTGGCGCCCAGCCCGCGCCGCCTGAACGAGGCCGTCGCCTTCGCCCAGGAGAAGTCCGGCTGGATCGCCAAGCAGCTGGAGGCCCTGCCGCAACGTCAGAGCCTGGCGCCGGGCGGCGTGCTGCGTCTGAACGACAAGCCCTATCGCCTCGAGGTCGGTCCCGGCCGCGCCCGGCTTGAAGAGGGCCGCATCGTCGCGCCCGATGACCCCAACTGGGGCCTGAAGGTCATCCGCCTGGCCAAGCGCGAGGCGCTGACGGTGCTGACCGAACGCACCGCTATTCACGCCGCCGCCCTGGGCCGACCGACGCCGTCGGTGGCGGTGGCCGATCCGAAGGCCCGTTGGGGCTCATGCCGGCCCGCCACGCCGCGCGCGGCGGCGGCGATCCGCTACAGCTGGCGGCTGATCCTGGCTCCGGCGGCGGTGGCCGACTACGTCGCCGCCCACGAGTGCGCGCACCTGATCGAAGCCAACCACGGGCCCAGGTTCTGGGCCTTGTGCGAGCAATTATTGGCCGGTGATCCGGCGCCGCATCGGGCGTGGCTGCGGGCCCACGCCGCGGAACTGCACGCGATCGGGGCGTGA
- a CDS encoding transglycosylase domain-containing protein: MANGPFGGNKPAKPQRTPFQALVYWGTVLGIWGLIFVVAFFAVFARDLPDTSTLYDVKRQPSINYLDRSGALLAVRGSQYAPPVDIDALPEYVPAAFVAIEDRQFYHHFGFNPWGIIRSAVWNATHDGPQRGGSTITQQLARNLFLSPAQNYRRKAQELILAVWLEMKFSKKQILALYMNRVYFGAGAYGIEAASQRYFNKPAKELSIGEAALLAGMMKGPARYSPVSAKERAARRATIVLDEMVRIKAITPEQRDEAFKTPVQVSATLANQRAQYFTDYIDAQVRSLVGEPTEDLVVETTLDLPIQVAAERAVKQGVESYEKQGVQQSALVAIDGEGRIRAYVGGADYADSQFDRATTARRQAGSAFKPFVYLTAMEQGRTPDVVVVDEPVKIGNWEPRNYTGKYLGAITMQTALAESINTVAARLASEVGTSNVANTARRLGITSKIQLDPSMALGAVEVSPMEMAQAYAPFANGGFLAKGYGIERIRTAKGKVLYDHNVDKQARAAVIGSPALQYMNQMMREVVAAGTGKRADVPGYDIAGKTGTTSDYRDAWFVGYTGGFVTAVWTGKDDNTTMRRVTGGGAPAEIWRSFMTAALPRLKATPIPGGVAPPPEAPDPIGDLLNPTPEGPAAETPAGTAPPPGQLPY; the protein is encoded by the coding sequence ATGGCGAACGGACCCTTCGGCGGAAACAAGCCGGCGAAGCCGCAACGCACCCCGTTTCAGGCCCTGGTCTATTGGGGAACCGTACTCGGGATCTGGGGCCTGATCTTTGTCGTGGCCTTCTTCGCGGTGTTCGCCCGCGACCTGCCCGACACCTCGACCCTGTACGACGTCAAGCGCCAGCCCTCGATCAACTATCTGGATCGCTCGGGCGCCCTTTTGGCCGTGCGCGGCAGCCAGTACGCGCCGCCGGTCGACATCGACGCCCTGCCCGAATATGTGCCGGCCGCCTTCGTGGCGATCGAGGACCGCCAGTTCTATCACCACTTCGGCTTCAATCCCTGGGGCATCATCCGCTCGGCGGTGTGGAACGCCACCCATGACGGGCCCCAGCGCGGCGGCTCGACCATCACCCAGCAGCTGGCCCGCAACCTGTTCCTGAGCCCCGCCCAGAACTATCGCCGCAAGGCCCAGGAGCTGATCCTGGCCGTGTGGCTGGAGATGAAGTTCTCCAAGAAGCAGATCCTGGCCCTCTATATGAACCGGGTCTATTTCGGCGCCGGCGCCTATGGGATCGAGGCCGCCTCGCAGCGCTATTTCAACAAGCCGGCCAAGGAGCTCTCCATCGGCGAAGCGGCCTTGCTGGCCGGCATGATGAAGGGCCCGGCCCGCTACTCGCCGGTCTCGGCCAAGGAGCGCGCGGCCCGCCGCGCCACGATCGTCCTCGACGAGATGGTGCGCATCAAGGCCATTACGCCCGAGCAGCGCGACGAGGCGTTCAAGACTCCGGTGCAGGTCTCGGCCACCCTGGCCAACCAGCGCGCCCAGTACTTCACCGACTATATCGACGCCCAGGTCCGCTCGCTGGTCGGCGAACCGACCGAGGACCTGGTGGTCGAGACCACCCTGGACCTGCCGATCCAGGTCGCCGCCGAGCGCGCCGTGAAACAGGGCGTCGAGAGCTATGAAAAGCAGGGCGTCCAGCAGTCGGCGCTGGTCGCGATCGACGGTGAGGGCCGCATCCGGGCCTATGTCGGCGGCGCCGACTACGCCGACAGCCAGTTCGACCGCGCCACCACCGCCCGCCGTCAGGCCGGCTCGGCCTTCAAGCCCTTCGTCTATCTCACCGCCATGGAGCAGGGCCGCACGCCCGACGTGGTGGTGGTCGACGAGCCGGTGAAGATCGGCAACTGGGAGCCGCGCAACTACACCGGTAAATATCTCGGCGCGATCACGATGCAGACGGCCCTGGCGGAGTCGATCAACACGGTCGCCGCGCGCCTGGCCAGCGAGGTGGGCACCAGCAACGTCGCCAACACCGCCCGGCGGCTGGGCATCACCAGCAAGATCCAGCTCGACCCGTCGATGGCCCTGGGCGCCGTCGAGGTGTCGCCGATGGAGATGGCCCAGGCCTACGCCCCGTTCGCCAACGGTGGGTTCCTGGCCAAGGGCTACGGCATCGAGCGCATCCGCACCGCCAAGGGCAAGGTGCTCTACGACCACAATGTCGACAAGCAGGCCCGCGCGGCGGTGATCGGCTCGCCGGCCCTGCAGTACATGAACCAGATGATGCGCGAGGTCGTCGCCGCTGGCACCGGCAAGCGCGCCGACGTCCCTGGCTACGACATCGCCGGCAAGACCGGCACGACCAGCGATTATCGCGACGCCTGGTTCGTCGGCTACACGGGCGGCTTCGTGACCGCCGTCTGGACCGGCAAGGACGACAACACCACCATGCGCCGCGTGACCGGCGGCGGCGCCCCGGCCGAGATCTGGCGTTCGTTCATGACCGCCGCCCTGCCGCGCCTGAAGGCCACGCCGATTCCCGGCGGCGTCGCGCCGCCTCCGGAAGCGCCAGACCCGATCGGCGACCTGCTCAACCCGACGCCCGAGGGCCCCGCGGCGGAAACGCCAGCCGGGACCGCCCCGCCGCCTGGGCAGCTGCCGTACTGA
- a CDS encoding MarR family winged helix-turn-helix transcriptional regulator, with translation MTDTPPPPLDGQLCYAIYSAGIAIQRTYKPLLDALGLTYPQYLVLNLLWAQDEQPVGRLADQLALESSTLTPLLKRLEAAGMVRRARNPENERQVIITLTPAGRALREKAGCLAAALLETSGHAPDDLNALNRQVRELRDDIYRGMGGWGDGAAPADEA, from the coding sequence ATGACCGACACACCCCCGCCCCCCCTCGACGGCCAGCTCTGCTACGCCATCTACTCCGCCGGGATCGCCATCCAGCGGACCTACAAGCCCCTGCTCGACGCCCTCGGGCTGACCTATCCGCAGTATCTGGTGCTGAACCTGTTGTGGGCCCAGGACGAGCAGCCCGTCGGCCGCCTCGCCGACCAGCTGGCGCTGGAATCCAGCACGCTGACGCCGCTGCTGAAACGTCTCGAGGCGGCCGGCATGGTGCGCCGCGCGCGCAACCCCGAGAACGAGCGTCAGGTGATCATCACCCTGACCCCGGCGGGGCGGGCATTGCGGGAAAAGGCGGGCTGCTTGGCCGCAGCGCTGCTGGAGACGTCCGGCCACGCGCCCGACGACCTCAACGCCCTCAATCGCCAGGTGCGCGAGCTGCGCGACGACATCTATCGCGGCATGGGCGGTTGGGGAGACGGAGCGGCGCCTGCGGACGAGGCCTGA
- the mmcB gene encoding DNA repair putative endonuclease MmcB, with the protein MDVIIQLQSRPETTLAVTRGAGRLLVDLGYAPLAEVTLPNGRRADLMALGPKGDLLIVEVKSGLEDFRVDRKWGEYAPFCDAFYFAVAPSFPEGVLPDEPGLLVADGFGGAVVREAPLTPLAPARRKALTLAFARLAALRAAGVNAERLSL; encoded by the coding sequence ATGGACGTGATCATCCAGCTGCAGAGCCGACCGGAAACCACCCTCGCCGTGACGCGGGGGGCGGGTCGGTTATTGGTCGACCTGGGCTACGCGCCGCTGGCCGAGGTGACGCTGCCCAACGGCCGCCGCGCCGATCTGATGGCGCTTGGCCCCAAGGGCGATCTGCTCATCGTGGAGGTGAAGTCGGGGCTGGAAGACTTCCGCGTCGACCGGAAGTGGGGCGAATACGCGCCGTTCTGCGACGCCTTCTACTTCGCCGTCGCCCCGAGCTTTCCCGAAGGCGTGCTGCCGGACGAGCCGGGCCTGCTGGTGGCTGACGGCTTTGGCGGCGCGGTCGTGCGCGAGGCGCCGCTGACGCCGCTGGCGCCGGCGCGCCGCAAGGCCCTGACGCTGGCGTTCGCCCGCCTCGCCGCCCTGCGGGCGGCGGGGGTGAACGCCGAGCGTCTCAGTCTTTAG
- a CDS encoding helix-turn-helix domain-containing protein: MLQDLSASPGAQPFVLPNRILTLFDAMETALAEDLGLATGEAQVLISSLERTIATRARREAGQGLVAWQVRRIEAHVAARITSPITVRELAQVLRLSAGRFSRSFKARFGQSPRAWIALQRIRRAKRLMRQSRAGLSEIALECGFADQAHFTNTFRRATGMPPGAWRRAIELGDA, from the coding sequence ATGTTGCAAGACCTATCAGCATCGCCGGGCGCGCAGCCCTTCGTGCTACCCAACCGAATTCTGACCCTGTTCGACGCCATGGAGACAGCGCTGGCCGAGGACCTCGGCCTGGCGACGGGCGAGGCTCAGGTCCTGATCAGTTCCCTAGAGCGCACGATCGCCACGCGCGCGCGGCGGGAGGCCGGGCAGGGCCTAGTCGCCTGGCAGGTCAGACGTATCGAGGCTCATGTGGCCGCGCGCATCACGTCGCCGATCACGGTGCGGGAATTGGCCCAGGTGTTGCGCCTGAGCGCGGGACGCTTCTCGCGGAGCTTCAAGGCGCGCTTTGGACAGAGCCCGCGCGCTTGGATCGCCCTGCAACGCATCCGTCGCGCCAAGCGCCTGATGCGGCAAAGCCGCGCCGGCTTGAGCGAAATCGCCCTGGAGTGCGGCTTCGCCGATCAGGCCCATTTCACCAACACCTTCCGGCGAGCCACGGGCATGCCCCCTGGGGCTTGGCGGCGCGCGATCGAGCTAGGCGACGCATGA
- the recQ gene encoding DNA helicase RecQ, with protein sequence MYVPPESPELDQARDVLRRTFGHADFRGMQAGVVNEILAGRSAMAVLPTGGGKSLCYQIPSLIRPGVGLVVSPLIALMADQVQGLRQAGVAAERLDSNISLDERSDIWRRIDAGEVDLLYLSPEGLMQPWMLERLSRTPLALVAVDEAHCVSQWGHDFRPEYRMLGRLAELFPDVPRLAVTATADARTRDDIRAELRLDGAAEFVDSFARPELALSAERKRGKGHDRVVELVLERRGRSGVVYAGSRDATEKLAEKLNAEGVPALAYHAGLDKGVRARRLEDFLEADAAVMVATIAFGMGVDKPDVRFVIHADPPAAIEAYWQEVGRAGRDRQPAEGITLYGSADMAWAARRIETREAPDEVKQVQSRKLRQFYAMLEGVTCRAAAVRRYFGEEGVARCGVCDICVSPPAAVDATEAAQKALSAVHRLGGRLGRGRVIEHLLGKTKDVTPSEAQLPTFGIGRELSQPAWRDLFDTLIFEGLLREDPNDGRPLVGLGDVEGVRQVYRGERRVALRQMVDAPESGGRGGGSLRKRREGKALSIPADNQVLFEALRAWRKEAAQAQHVPPYVIFHDATLAEIAAARPATLVALGKAGGVGQGKLDRYGEAVLKVVREN encoded by the coding sequence GTGTACGTTCCTCCCGAATCCCCAGAGCTCGATCAGGCGCGCGACGTCCTGCGCCGCACGTTCGGCCACGCCGATTTCCGCGGCATGCAGGCCGGCGTGGTCAATGAGATCCTGGCCGGGCGCAGCGCCATGGCCGTGCTGCCGACCGGCGGCGGCAAGAGCCTGTGCTACCAGATCCCGTCGCTGATCCGGCCGGGCGTCGGCCTGGTGGTCTCGCCGCTGATCGCCCTGATGGCCGACCAGGTCCAGGGCCTGCGCCAGGCGGGCGTGGCGGCCGAGCGGCTGGACAGCAACATCTCGCTGGACGAGCGCTCGGACATCTGGCGGCGGATCGACGCCGGCGAGGTCGACCTGCTCTACCTCTCGCCCGAGGGACTGATGCAGCCGTGGATGCTGGAGCGTCTGTCGCGCACGCCGCTGGCCTTGGTCGCCGTCGACGAGGCGCACTGCGTCAGCCAGTGGGGCCACGATTTCAGGCCCGAGTACCGGATGCTGGGTCGGCTGGCCGAGCTGTTCCCCGACGTGCCGCGCCTGGCGGTCACCGCCACGGCCGACGCCCGGACCCGCGACGACATCCGCGCCGAGCTGCGCCTGGACGGCGCGGCCGAGTTCGTCGACAGCTTCGCCCGCCCGGAGCTGGCGCTCAGCGCCGAGCGCAAGCGCGGCAAGGGCCACGACCGGGTCGTCGAGCTGGTGCTGGAGCGGCGCGGGCGTTCGGGCGTCGTCTACGCCGGCTCGCGCGACGCCACCGAGAAGCTGGCCGAGAAGCTGAACGCCGAGGGCGTGCCGGCCCTGGCCTATCACGCCGGACTCGACAAGGGCGTGCGGGCGCGTCGGCTTGAGGACTTCCTGGAGGCCGACGCGGCGGTGATGGTGGCGACGATCGCGTTCGGCATGGGCGTCGACAAGCCCGACGTCCGCTTCGTGATCCATGCCGACCCGCCCGCCGCCATAGAGGCCTATTGGCAGGAGGTCGGCCGCGCCGGCCGCGACCGCCAGCCGGCCGAGGGCATCACCCTCTACGGCTCGGCCGACATGGCCTGGGCCGCCCGTCGCATCGAGACCCGCGAGGCCCCCGACGAGGTCAAGCAGGTCCAGTCGCGTAAGCTGCGCCAGTTCTACGCCATGCTCGAAGGCGTCACCTGCCGCGCGGCGGCCGTCCGCCGCTATTTCGGCGAGGAGGGCGTGGCGCGCTGCGGGGTCTGCGACATCTGCGTTTCGCCGCCGGCCGCCGTCGACGCCACGGAGGCCGCGCAAAAGGCCCTGTCGGCCGTCCACCGGCTGGGCGGTCGCCTCGGGCGCGGGCGGGTGATCGAACACCTGCTGGGCAAGACCAAGGACGTCACCCCCAGCGAGGCCCAGCTGCCGACCTTCGGCATCGGCCGCGAGCTCAGCCAGCCGGCCTGGCGCGACCTCTTCGACACGCTGATCTTCGAGGGCCTGCTGCGCGAGGATCCCAATGACGGCCGCCCGCTGGTCGGGCTGGGCGACGTCGAAGGCGTGCGCCAGGTCTATCGCGGCGAGCGGCGGGTGGCCCTGCGCCAGATGGTCGACGCCCCCGAGAGCGGCGGTCGCGGCGGAGGGAGCCTGCGCAAGCGCCGGGAGGGCAAGGCCCTCAGCATCCCGGCCGACAATCAGGTTCTGTTCGAGGCGCTGCGCGCCTGGCGCAAGGAGGCGGCGCAGGCCCAGCACGTGCCGCCCTACGTCATCTTCCACGACGCCACCCTGGCCGAGATCGCCGCCGCGCGACCGGCGACCCTGGTTGCTCTGGGCAAGGCCGGCGGCGTCGGGCAGGGCAAGCTCGATCGCTACGGCGAGGCGGTTTTGAAGGTGGTGCGGGAGAACTAA
- a CDS encoding alpha/beta fold hydrolase: MTRSFRNILIAAAAIAGLASAAQAQTAPSGARNVVLVHGAFADGSGWRGVYDRLTAKGYKVSVVQNPLTSLADDVAATRRVLARQDGPTILVGHSYGGTVITEAGNDPKVAGLVYVAALAPDTGESTGDQFAEIPAPPGFVIEAQSDGFGFVNLAKFKSGFAGDVSDADAAFMRDSQVPIAMSAFGDKVTQAAWRVKPSWFVVATQDGAIDPKLLRKTATRIGAETVEIKGSHVVFLSQPEAVANVIDKAAKTAGQKTN, encoded by the coding sequence GTGACCCGCTCGTTCCGCAACATCCTGATCGCCGCCGCCGCCATCGCCGGCCTGGCCTCCGCCGCCCAAGCCCAAACCGCGCCGTCGGGCGCCCGCAATGTCGTGCTGGTCCACGGCGCCTTCGCCGACGGCTCGGGCTGGCGTGGGGTCTACGACCGCCTGACCGCCAAGGGCTACAAGGTCAGTGTCGTCCAGAACCCCCTGACTTCGCTGGCCGACGACGTCGCCGCCACCCGCCGCGTCCTGGCCCGCCAGGACGGCCCGACGATCCTGGTCGGCCACTCCTACGGCGGCACGGTGATCACCGAGGCCGGCAACGACCCCAAGGTCGCGGGCCTGGTCTATGTCGCCGCCCTGGCCCCCGACACCGGCGAGTCCACGGGCGACCAGTTCGCGGAGATCCCGGCTCCCCCCGGCTTCGTCATCGAGGCGCAGTCGGACGGCTTCGGCTTCGTCAACCTGGCCAAGTTCAAATCCGGCTTCGCCGGCGATGTCAGCGACGCGGACGCGGCCTTCATGCGCGACTCCCAGGTGCCGATCGCCATGTCCGCCTTCGGCGACAAGGTCACCCAGGCCGCCTGGCGCGTGAAGCCCAGCTGGTTCGTCGTGGCGACGCAGGACGGCGCCATCGATCCGAAGCTGCTGCGCAAGACCGCCACCCGCATCGGCGCCGAGACCGTCGAGATCAAGGGCAGCCATGTCGTCTTCTTGAGCCAGCCCGAGGCGGTCGCCAACGTCATCGACAAGGCCGCCAAGACCGCCGGCCAGAAGACCAACTGA